The following proteins are co-located in the Rippkaea orientalis PCC 8801 genome:
- a CDS encoding sugar phosphate isomerase/epimerase family protein, translated as MSKSASLPDIYLSFFMFTTNLQPDNLAYRKVVVDHIKQLQTFGYSGFEFPIAPTFGSDFSQDIQNYADLRQYLDDQGLSAVKIATNVGCTRTYDPTSPYPEQRQKALAYLKSRVDITHALRGEIMMGPIVIPYGVFPTTDFNEPIWSDQLQDELAVRYQTAQPVLNELGIYAAQKNVKLAIEPITHWETPGPNKLSQLMDFLDGVDCKQVGVVIDSAHETLDGDGPEIFKTQVAELARQGRLHYIQVSPPDRGALHTSWIPWQSFLEPVLDVYNGPIAVEIFNAIPAFIGSLRLSRRKFWIPGEDTPNTYPSAYDIAQKAIEATQREINQVLDLA; from the coding sequence ATGAGTAAATCTGCATCTTTGCCTGATATTTACCTGAGCTTTTTTATGTTCACCACGAACTTACAACCCGATAATTTAGCATATCGGAAAGTCGTCGTTGATCATATTAAACAGCTACAAACCTTTGGTTATAGTGGGTTTGAATTTCCCATTGCTCCCACCTTTGGCAGCGATTTTAGCCAAGATATTCAAAATTATGCCGATTTGCGCCAATATTTAGACGATCAAGGCTTAAGCGCGGTTAAAATAGCGACTAATGTTGGATGTACCCGAACCTACGATCCCACTTCTCCCTATCCCGAACAACGACAAAAAGCCCTAGCCTATCTTAAATCACGGGTAGACATTACCCACGCTCTACGGGGGGAAATTATGATGGGACCCATCGTTATCCCCTATGGTGTCTTTCCTACGACCGATTTTAACGAACCGATCTGGAGTGATCAACTCCAAGATGAGTTAGCAGTACGGTATCAGACAGCCCAACCCGTACTTAATGAATTAGGGATCTATGCAGCGCAAAAAAACGTTAAATTAGCCATTGAACCCATCACCCACTGGGAAACCCCCGGACCTAATAAACTATCCCAATTAATGGACTTTCTCGACGGGGTAGACTGCAAACAGGTAGGAGTCGTCATCGATAGTGCTCACGAAACCCTAGATGGAGATGGTCCAGAAATCTTTAAAACCCAAGTCGCTGAACTCGCGCGACAAGGACGACTCCATTATATCCAAGTCTCTCCCCCCGATCGCGGCGCATTGCATACCAGTTGGATACCTTGGCAGTCCTTTCTCGAACCCGTCTTAGATGTGTATAACGGTCCGATTGCTGTCGAAATTTTTAACGCTATTCCCGCTTTTATTGGGTCTTTACGGCTATCTCGGCGCAAATTCTGGATACCAGGAGAAGATACACCTAATACCTATCCTAGTGCCTATGATATCGCCCAGAAAGCGATCGAAGCAACCCAACGGGAAATCAACCAGGTTCTTGATCTTGCCTAA
- a CDS encoding L-dopachrome tautomerase-related protein has translation MPTLSESLTVVAALPVPPGNITLTRNGRMFMSIHQFYNPDFAVAELVDGELHPYPSGKDAQLISFAAVLGIQADANGCLWILDNGNQNQSLPKLVGWDTEKNQLAQVIYLPPPITYNNSFVNDLAIDLTRNVIYISDPIQGPEAALIRVDLTTGLATRILQGHQSVIPENIDLIIDNVPVEIRQPDGRLIRPHLGVNGLVLDTNNEWLYFNPMHSTSMYRAKSEDLANPYLSPQELASRVERYSDKPICDGISIDQANNLYVGDLSVHGIGVIKSDRSYELLIQNERLSWVDSFSFGADGYLYCNCDQLHLSAPLHAGEDTSTPPYYIFRLKPLAPR, from the coding sequence ATGCCAACTTTATCAGAATCGTTAACAGTGGTAGCTGCCTTACCTGTGCCGCCAGGGAATATTACCCTCACACGGAACGGTCGAATGTTTATGAGTATTCATCAGTTCTACAACCCAGATTTTGCGGTTGCTGAACTGGTTGACGGAGAATTACATCCCTATCCTAGCGGGAAAGATGCTCAATTGATTAGCTTTGCAGCCGTTTTAGGTATTCAAGCCGATGCTAATGGTTGTCTTTGGATACTTGATAACGGCAATCAAAATCAGTCCCTGCCTAAATTAGTGGGGTGGGATACTGAAAAAAATCAATTGGCACAGGTGATTTATTTACCGCCTCCAATTACCTATAATAATTCCTTTGTCAACGACTTAGCCATTGATTTAACCCGTAATGTAATCTATATTTCTGACCCCATCCAAGGACCAGAAGCTGCCCTCATTCGCGTTGATTTAACCACCGGGTTAGCTACCCGTATTTTGCAAGGTCATCAAAGTGTTATTCCTGAAAATATTGACCTGATTATTGATAACGTTCCTGTTGAAATTAGACAACCCGATGGCCGTTTAATTCGTCCCCATTTAGGAGTTAATGGCTTGGTACTGGATACAAACAATGAATGGCTCTATTTTAACCCGATGCACAGTACCAGTATGTATCGCGCTAAAAGTGAGGATTTAGCGAATCCCTATTTGAGCCCCCAAGAATTGGCTAGTCGGGTAGAACGCTACAGTGATAAGCCCATTTGTGACGGAATTTCCATCGATCAAGCAAATAATCTCTATGTTGGGGATCTATCGGTGCATGGGATAGGGGTGATTAAAAGCGATCGCTCCTATGAACTGTTAATCCAAAATGAACGATTATCTTGGGTTGATTCCTTCAGTTTTGGAGCAGACGGGTATTTATATTGTAATTGCGATCAATTACATCTGTCTGCGCCTCTGCACGCAGGAGAGGATACCTCAACTCCTCCCTATTATATTTTCCGACTCAAACCTCTCGCACCGAGATAG
- a CDS encoding type 1 glutamine amidotransferase domain-containing protein: MKKVLFVITSHDQLGETGQKTGFWLEEAVNPYYRFLDAGFEVTLTSPKGGEPPMDEKSTRDEWQTEDTRRFFQDTTAQERFKNTVPLGQVNAADYDAIFLPGGHGPMWDLCQEQKLAQLVEEFDRAGKIIAAVCHGPAGLVSAKKPDGTPFVAGKKVTAFTNSEETTVGLHEVVPFMLETHLCDLGAEFVKAEDFQEKVVQDGNLITGQNPASSTAAAKAVIDALSLVRA; encoded by the coding sequence ATGAAAAAAGTACTATTTGTGATTACTTCCCACGACCAACTGGGGGAAACAGGACAAAAAACGGGATTTTGGCTCGAAGAAGCGGTTAACCCCTATTATCGCTTTCTGGATGCGGGGTTTGAAGTGACCTTAACCTCTCCCAAAGGCGGAGAACCGCCCATGGACGAAAAAAGCACCCGTGATGAATGGCAAACTGAAGATACTCGTCGTTTTTTCCAAGATACAACCGCCCAAGAACGCTTTAAAAATACTGTCCCCCTAGGGCAAGTTAACGCGGCTGACTACGATGCGATTTTTCTTCCAGGGGGTCACGGACCGATGTGGGATCTCTGTCAGGAGCAAAAATTAGCCCAATTAGTGGAAGAATTTGATCGCGCGGGTAAAATTATCGCGGCGGTGTGTCACGGACCTGCCGGGTTAGTTTCAGCGAAAAAACCCGATGGAACCCCCTTTGTAGCCGGAAAAAAAGTCACTGCTTTCACCAATAGCGAAGAAACTACCGTTGGTTTGCACGAAGTAGTTCCTTTCATGTTAGAAACCCATCTATGTGACTTAGGTGCAGAGTTTGTCAAAGCGGAGGACTTCCAAGAAAAGGTGGTGCAAGATGGTAACTTAATTACGGGTCAAAATCCCGCTTCTTCCACCGCAGCCGCTAAAGCGGTGATTGATGCTTTGTCTCTGGTTCGGGCGTAA
- a CDS encoding Dyp-type peroxidase — protein MALTEEDLKQLPEEGIDPENSGKYQTLIEDLQGNILKGHGRDYSVHLFLQWKPEHINEAKQWLKTFTQTYVKSAKKQSDEAVRYRQEGLSGGVFGNVFLSRKGYEVLGFEPFQIPFDQPFRMGMKSNDIRSSLADPEVKDWEKGYQNDLHALILVADDDIIDLLQMVNQISQELRLVAEIVHREDGFILRNKAGQIIEHFGFVDGVSQPLFIKRDIVKAQTNDGNFSQWDSRAGLDIILVKDPNGQTEDSYGSYLVYRKLEQNVKGFREDQRNLAQRLNIKDDLAGALVVGRFYDGTPVTKSDIPTYAVTPTNNFNYDEDIAATKCPFHAHIRKTNPRGDTGRVESSPGFDESLTIEKNHRIARRAISYGENDPTKEPETGSGLLFLCFQADIENQFNFIQTRWANADRFVKVGVGLDPLIGQGQSAIDPEWPTKWGESETQEYHFKLWVTMKGGEYFFAPSISSLTNLA, from the coding sequence ATGGCATTAACCGAAGAAGATTTAAAACAGTTACCAGAAGAAGGAATTGATCCAGAAAATTCCGGAAAGTATCAAACCCTCATTGAAGACTTACAAGGAAACATTTTAAAAGGACATGGACGAGATTACAGCGTGCATTTATTTTTACAATGGAAACCTGAACACATTAATGAGGCTAAACAATGGCTAAAAACCTTTACCCAAACCTACGTCAAATCGGCTAAAAAACAATCTGATGAAGCCGTTCGCTATCGTCAAGAAGGCTTATCTGGCGGTGTTTTCGGCAATGTTTTTCTATCGCGTAAAGGCTATGAAGTTTTAGGATTTGAACCCTTTCAAATTCCCTTTGATCAGCCCTTTAGAATGGGAATGAAAAGTAATGATATTCGTAGTTCTTTAGCCGATCCTGAAGTAAAAGACTGGGAAAAAGGCTATCAAAATGACCTCCATGCCTTAATTTTAGTGGCTGATGACGACATTATTGACCTCTTACAAATGGTCAATCAAATTAGTCAAGAATTGCGCCTTGTTGCCGAAATTGTTCACCGAGAAGATGGATTTATTCTCAGAAATAAAGCGGGGCAAATTATTGAACATTTTGGCTTTGTTGATGGAGTCAGTCAACCCCTATTTATTAAACGAGATATTGTCAAAGCGCAAACTAATGATGGTAACTTTAGTCAATGGGACTCTAGGGCAGGGTTAGATATTATTTTAGTCAAAGATCCCAATGGACAAACAGAAGACAGTTATGGGAGTTATTTAGTCTATCGAAAACTCGAACAAAACGTTAAAGGATTTCGGGAAGATCAACGCAATTTAGCCCAAAGATTAAACATCAAAGATGACTTAGCCGGGGCGTTAGTAGTCGGTCGTTTTTATGACGGAACTCCTGTTACTAAATCTGATATCCCGACCTATGCGGTAACACCTACTAATAACTTTAATTATGATGAGGATATCGCCGCCACTAAATGCCCCTTTCATGCCCATATTCGCAAAACCAATCCGCGCGGTGATACGGGTCGAGTTGAGTCTTCACCTGGATTTGATGAATCCTTAACCATAGAAAAAAACCATAGAATTGCCCGAAGAGCGATTAGTTATGGCGAAAATGATCCCACCAAAGAACCGGAAACAGGATCAGGATTACTGTTTCTTTGTTTCCAAGCTGATATCGAAAATCAATTCAATTTTATTCAAACAAGATGGGCAAATGCTGATCGGTTTGTTAAGGTAGGGGTAGGACTTGATCCCCTCATTGGACAAGGACAAAGTGCGATTGATCCAGAATGGCCGACAAAATGGGGAGAAAGTGAAACCCAAGAGTATCATTTTAAACTATGGGTGACAATGAAAGGAGGAGAATATTTCTTTGCTCCTAGTATTAGTAGTCTGACCAATTTAGCTTAG
- a CDS encoding type II toxin-antitoxin system Phd/YefM family antitoxin: MKAITSNQAKEQLDELIDRVILDVEPTIVCNDQGKQAVLMSLDEFNSWQETLYLLSNPANADHLIESIKQAKSGNKNA, encoded by the coding sequence ATGAAAGCGATTACGAGTAACCAAGCCAAAGAACAATTAGATGAATTAATTGATAGAGTTATTCTTGATGTAGAGCCGACAATTGTTTGTAATGATCAAGGAAAACAAGCTGTATTAATGTCTTTAGATGAATTTAACTCTTGGCAGGAAACTCTGTATTTATTATCAAATCCTGCCAATGCAGACCATTTGATAGAATCTATTAAACAAGCTAAATCAGGCAATAAAAATGCCTAG
- a CDS encoding glucan 1,4-alpha-glucosidase — MNRKRWLFAPLIALCVACLLATNAAWAVGGGLAPGAPGNPSVWSYAGKQGIGTSYEQYVNNRYQDGGPTNTISKVWFSLAQGIVTETAYGDIDHAQLKDLQLLVTGNDFLNEERVDTDSTVDYLHKDSDGRPLSPAYRLVNTAKNGKYTIEKHIFTDPDRQTLFTRVIFTANEDNITPYVLTNPHMNNTGNQDVAFVNADSLNAREGEMVYASIKSSEPFVKTSAGYVGTSDGYQDLSRDRTMDWTYDYTDESRPGNVAMMAQLPTLNAGETRTFDIVVGFGNTYNAATAQADGSLEEGHDSLLAKYNGEGSAVGWEDYIASLSNVPAMIPNTGDNGKELYASAFTLKSMEDKTHAGAFIASLSVPWGDTVNADSFATGYRAVWPRDFYQVAMALFALGDTQSPLVAFEYLPQVQVTRNTPGNNGATGWFLQKTHVDGTLEWVGVQLDQTAMPIMLGWRLWKAGILSDSQISDYYRRMLKPAAEFIANGGQVNIRYPGSSSFNTFDIQPPLTQQERWEEQHGYSPSTTAAEITGLVVAADIAQNAANDPGAAAYYLQKADEYQRNVDPKMFTTSGPSTPCSNPGEYFVRITPDGNPNSGSIINDPNNFSRNDERRILDGGFLELVRYGVLKGNNPDIAETVCALDNTSVSDDARVRYNLSFDGNQYPGFRRYGFDGYGERVNDGSNFRGQDSNQRGRIWPFFTGERGHYELAAAKANNGGTISDDQVAQLRDTYVRGMEYFANDGLMIPEQVWDGVGANATHNYTVGEGTNSATPLAWSHAEYVKLVKSLTDKKIWDSYDIVKARYQN; from the coding sequence ATGAATCGAAAACGTTGGTTATTTGCTCCTTTAATTGCCCTGTGTGTGGCTTGCTTATTAGCAACTAACGCCGCTTGGGCAGTAGGAGGGGGTCTAGCCCCTGGAGCACCGGGAAATCCCTCGGTTTGGTCCTATGCTGGAAAACAAGGTATCGGAACCTCCTACGAACAGTATGTTAACAACCGCTATCAAGATGGCGGACCCACCAATACTATCTCTAAAGTGTGGTTTTCCCTCGCCCAAGGCATTGTTACCGAAACCGCTTACGGAGACATTGATCACGCTCAACTCAAAGACTTACAGTTGTTAGTCACCGGTAATGATTTCTTAAACGAAGAAAGAGTCGATACCGATAGTACCGTGGACTATCTCCATAAGGATAGCGATGGCCGCCCTCTATCTCCGGCTTATCGCCTGGTTAATACCGCTAAAAACGGCAAATACACCATAGAAAAGCATATCTTTACTGATCCCGATCGCCAAACCCTATTTACCCGGGTTATTTTTACCGCCAATGAAGATAATATTACCCCCTATGTCTTGACTAACCCCCACATGAATAATACCGGGAATCAAGATGTAGCCTTTGTTAACGCCGATAGTCTCAACGCCCGTGAAGGGGAAATGGTCTACGCCAGTATCAAAAGTAGCGAACCTTTTGTGAAAACCTCGGCCGGCTATGTTGGGACGAGTGATGGCTATCAAGACTTAAGCCGCGATCGCACTATGGACTGGACCTATGACTACACCGATGAGTCCCGGCCAGGAAACGTCGCTATGATGGCTCAATTGCCCACCCTCAACGCCGGAGAAACCCGTACCTTTGACATCGTTGTGGGATTTGGTAACACCTATAACGCAGCTACCGCCCAAGCAGACGGGTCGTTAGAGGAAGGCCACGACAGTCTTTTAGCCAAATACAACGGAGAAGGATCAGCCGTGGGTTGGGAAGACTATATCGCTAGTCTGAGCAATGTTCCTGCTATGATCCCCAATACGGGAGATAACGGCAAAGAACTCTACGCCAGTGCCTTTACCCTAAAAAGCATGGAAGATAAAACCCATGCGGGAGCCTTTATTGCTTCTTTATCGGTTCCTTGGGGCGATACCGTGAATGCGGATAGCTTTGCCACGGGGTATCGTGCCGTTTGGCCACGGGATTTTTATCAAGTGGCTATGGCTTTGTTTGCCCTCGGTGATACCCAAAGTCCCTTAGTAGCCTTTGAATATTTACCCCAAGTCCAAGTTACCCGTAATACTCCCGGCAATAACGGGGCAACGGGGTGGTTTTTACAAAAAACCCACGTTGACGGAACCTTAGAATGGGTGGGCGTACAGTTAGACCAAACGGCGATGCCGATCATGTTGGGTTGGCGGTTATGGAAAGCCGGGATTTTGTCTGATAGTCAAATTAGTGATTATTATCGCCGGATGTTGAAACCAGCAGCCGAATTTATTGCCAATGGTGGTCAAGTGAATATTCGCTATCCGGGTTCTTCGAGTTTCAACACTTTTGATATTCAACCTCCCCTAACGCAACAAGAACGCTGGGAAGAACAACACGGTTATTCCCCGTCTACCACCGCAGCAGAAATTACTGGGTTAGTTGTCGCGGCTGATATTGCTCAAAATGCGGCTAATGATCCTGGGGCTGCTGCCTATTACTTGCAAAAAGCGGATGAATATCAGCGCAATGTTGATCCTAAGATGTTCACCACCTCTGGACCTAGTACCCCCTGTAGTAATCCGGGTGAGTATTTTGTCCGCATTACTCCCGATGGTAATCCCAATAGTGGCAGTATCATCAACGATCCTAACAATTTCAGTCGCAATGATGAACGTCGTATCCTAGACGGCGGTTTCTTGGAATTGGTGCGCTATGGCGTTCTTAAAGGCAATAATCCTGACATTGCAGAAACGGTCTGTGCTTTGGACAATACCAGTGTCTCAGATGATGCGCGGGTACGGTACAATTTGTCCTTTGATGGTAATCAGTATCCGGGGTTCCGACGCTATGGCTTTGATGGCTATGGCGAACGGGTTAACGATGGTAGTAACTTCCGTGGTCAGGATTCTAATCAACGGGGACGGATTTGGCCGTTCTTTACTGGGGAACGGGGTCATTATGAACTGGCAGCCGCTAAAGCTAATAATGGCGGAACCATTAGTGATGACCAAGTGGCTCAACTGCGTGATACCTATGTCCGGGGGATGGAGTATTTCGCTAATGACGGTTTGATGATTCCTGAACAGGTTTGGGATGGTGTGGGGGCTAACGCAACCCATAACTATACTGTTGGAGAAGGAACTAACAGTGCAACGCCTCTCGCTTGGAGTCATGCAGAATACGTCAAATTAGTCAAGTCTTTGACGGATAAGAAGATTTGGGATTCCTACGATATCGTTAAAGCGCGATATCAAAATTAA
- a CDS encoding galactose oxidase early set domain-containing protein, which translates to MIMQPFSKQIKIISIFLVFFLALCLTFLGWEEAIASPTPGPKETMGLWETLPLPPPEDRMQSVHTVVLPNGKVLVVNGSSFRSFLVLENGEYKFTQFTEGVDVKNYDVVNNTGILDPETGKFERISSPPALQYGTTNDLFCVGHLQLADGNVLFVGGTGRYYPGGAFTGTKQINLYNWRTGEWKAIGEMKDGRWYPSLIPLADGKVVIFSGLKWGGPNQINPSIEIYDPKTEKLSYFDPRTLKNSPFNTKVESEDIYDSIDLYPRVFPLKDGRLLITGDEAGIAGVLVPHSSKKSYLMSINEDATGKLAISFEVGPDRLETSKAYGTALQVPNSEDVLLLGGIIGTNSIAFGRGGNTDGFPGAKVVASLQHWRSPENSGENNGKWEIFPNFLGTPRANLQAVILPDKEILVLNGGQYPEYLPVYEPLLMTPDPSKPSGYKTQSLNSAKLPRLYHNGAVLLPDARVLVLGGNANRAAREANGTVHVDIVGDQTSFFALAKLHNKAGEPEDFDLNTFYADPQHYYAENDKEPFVPAEIWQGEIFSPPYIFKPGSRPEISNAPETLKYGEIGTITVKDATKDGSLVLVKLGSVTHSFDFGQRLAELPINNVVVGDESTLEFTAPENANLYPPGYYMMFYLNDLGKPSHAKMVKLG; encoded by the coding sequence ATGATAATGCAGCCATTCTCCAAGCAAATCAAAATTATCTCAATTTTTCTGGTATTTTTTCTGGCCTTGTGTTTAACCTTTTTGGGTTGGGAAGAAGCGATCGCTAGTCCTACCCCTGGACCTAAAGAAACCATGGGACTTTGGGAAACCCTACCCCTACCCCCACCCGAAGATCGAATGCAGTCCGTCCATACTGTCGTCCTACCCAATGGTAAGGTTTTGGTGGTCAATGGTAGTAGTTTTCGTAGCTTTTTAGTCCTCGAAAATGGGGAATATAAATTTACCCAATTCACCGAAGGAGTTGACGTTAAAAACTACGATGTTGTTAATAATACAGGGATACTTGACCCCGAAACGGGCAAATTTGAACGCATTTCCTCACCCCCGGCCTTACAATACGGGACAACTAACGATCTTTTTTGCGTGGGACATCTTCAGTTAGCTGATGGCAATGTCTTATTTGTCGGAGGAACGGGACGGTATTACCCGGGTGGTGCATTTACTGGAACCAAACAGATCAACCTGTATAATTGGCGTACGGGGGAATGGAAAGCGATCGGAGAAATGAAAGACGGACGATGGTATCCTAGCCTCATTCCCTTAGCAGATGGGAAAGTCGTCATTTTTTCGGGGTTAAAATGGGGTGGACCCAACCAAATTAACCCCAGTATCGAAATTTACGACCCCAAAACCGAAAAACTCTCCTATTTTGACCCCAGAACCCTAAAAAACAGTCCCTTTAATACCAAAGTCGAAAGCGAGGACATTTACGATAGCATCGATCTCTATCCCCGTGTTTTTCCCCTAAAAGATGGACGACTGTTAATAACCGGGGATGAAGCGGGTATTGCTGGCGTTTTAGTGCCCCATTCCAGCAAAAAAAGCTATTTAATGAGCATTAACGAAGATGCAACCGGAAAATTAGCCATTAGCTTTGAAGTTGGACCTGATCGCCTAGAAACCAGCAAAGCGTACGGAACCGCCCTACAAGTGCCTAATTCCGAGGATGTTTTGTTATTAGGGGGTATTATCGGGACTAATAGTATTGCCTTTGGACGCGGTGGAAATACAGATGGCTTTCCGGGGGCAAAAGTTGTCGCCAGTTTACAACATTGGAGGTCTCCGGAAAATAGTGGCGAAAATAACGGGAAATGGGAAATATTCCCTAATTTCTTGGGTACACCCAGAGCTAACTTACAAGCAGTGATTTTACCCGATAAAGAAATTTTAGTGCTTAATGGGGGTCAATATCCCGAATATTTGCCCGTTTATGAACCTTTATTGATGACTCCTGATCCAAGCAAACCTTCTGGCTACAAAACCCAGTCCTTAAATTCGGCTAAACTCCCCAGATTATACCATAATGGGGCAGTTTTGTTACCCGATGCGCGGGTTTTAGTGTTGGGAGGCAATGCAAACCGCGCTGCGAGGGAAGCCAATGGAACGGTTCATGTAGATATTGTAGGGGATCAAACGAGCTTTTTTGCCTTGGCTAAGCTGCATAATAAGGCAGGAGAACCCGAAGACTTTGACCTAAATACATTTTATGCAGATCCACAGCATTATTACGCCGAAAATGACAAAGAACCCTTTGTTCCGGCGGAAATTTGGCAAGGGGAGATCTTCAGTCCTCCCTATATCTTTAAACCGGGTTCCCGTCCTGAGATTAGTAATGCCCCTGAAACCCTGAAATATGGGGAAATAGGAACAATTACGGTTAAAGATGCCACAAAAGACGGTTCTTTGGTGTTAGTGAAATTGGGTTCTGTTACCCATTCCTTTGATTTCGGTCAAAGATTAGCGGAATTACCCATTAACAACGTTGTCGTAGGGGATGAGTCAACCCTTGAATTTACTGCCCCTGAAAACGCCAATTTATACCCACCAGGGTATTATATGATGTTTTACCTCAATGACCTAGGTAAGCCCTCTCACGCCAAAATGGTCAAATTAGGCTGA